A genomic stretch from Verrucomicrobiia bacterium includes:
- a CDS encoding PAS domain S-box protein yields the protein MAFQDLPIKRKVTTVIMLTTLSVLLLSSSAFVIYDSGSHRQMVLSNLSTRAAILAGQSVSALASQDARRADELFGALRVDPHLMAAALYDAQGRLLAHFPRQAPANSFPATPGTPGSSFQNSEIMIFEPVMRGNVRLGTVFLSSEPRPFYQRFHVYVAMVLAVFAGSVLMALLLSHGLQRRITGPILALASTARAVSESTDFSVRAPKSGEDELGTLSDAFNHMLERIAQAEAAGSFLAAIVQSSDAAIIGKDLEGRIVSWNAGAERLFGYSAAEMVGGPIATIISPERPDEEERILQEVRQGSIRYYETVRVRKDGTPIELSLITSPIRESQGRIIGVSSIARDITELKRAERESYESRARLEGIIGSAMDAIISVDEQQRITLFNSAAERMFRCSAHEALGQPLDRFIPALFRETHRQHLREFGAKGTTSRAMGHLQPLSGVRADGEEFPIEASISQIAVGGQKIYTVILRDITERKQAEDQIRQLNADLERRVQERTAELTAANLELEAFAYSVAHDLRAPLRHIDAFAKILHEEFMAALPAEAQRYIGNIHQGSRYMSQLVDDLLNLARIGRQPLNRRLIPLNDLVQEVVGSLKDELEGRSIQWKLQPLPTVQCDPGLMKIVFANLLGNSIKYTRPRSPAIIEAGTVEFKGQQAIFVRDNGVGFNMKYADKLFGVFHRLHRAEEFEGTGVGLATVERIIRKHGGCIWAEAAVDKGAVFYFTLP from the coding sequence ATGGCCTTCCAGGACCTCCCGATTAAACGCAAGGTCACAACGGTAATCATGCTCACCACCCTGAGTGTGCTGCTGTTGAGCTCGAGCGCCTTCGTCATTTATGACTCGGGCAGCCATCGCCAGATGGTCCTCTCGAACCTGTCCACGCGGGCTGCTATTCTGGCCGGACAAAGCGTTTCCGCTTTGGCATCGCAGGATGCGCGCCGGGCGGACGAACTCTTCGGCGCCCTGCGGGTGGACCCGCACCTGATGGCCGCCGCGCTCTATGACGCACAGGGGCGGCTTCTTGCCCACTTCCCCCGACAGGCCCCGGCCAATTCGTTCCCGGCCACTCCCGGCACGCCCGGATCGAGTTTCCAAAATTCGGAGATTATGATTTTTGAACCGGTGATGCGAGGAAACGTCCGGCTTGGGACGGTGTTCTTGAGTTCCGAACCTCGGCCATTTTATCAACGTTTCCATGTTTATGTAGCAATGGTTTTGGCTGTCTTCGCGGGGTCGGTGTTGATGGCGCTGTTGCTGTCCCACGGTTTGCAGCGGCGCATCACCGGCCCGATTCTTGCCTTGGCCAGCACTGCCCGCGCGGTTTCCGAGAGCACCGATTTCTCCGTGCGCGCTCCCAAGAGCGGTGAGGACGAACTGGGGACTCTTTCAGACGCCTTCAATCACATGCTCGAGCGCATTGCGCAGGCGGAAGCCGCCGGGTCTTTTCTCGCGGCGATTGTGCAGTCTTCCGATGCGGCTATTATTGGCAAGGACCTCGAGGGCCGGATTGTCAGTTGGAACGCTGGGGCCGAGCGGTTGTTCGGCTACAGCGCTGCGGAAATGGTTGGCGGGCCTATCGCCACGATTATTTCGCCCGAGCGCCCCGATGAGGAGGAGCGGATTCTACAGGAAGTGCGCCAGGGTTCTATCCGATACTATGAGACGGTGCGCGTGCGCAAGGATGGCACACCAATCGAGCTTTCCTTAATTACATCCCCCATCAGGGAGAGCCAGGGCCGAATTATCGGGGTCTCCTCAATCGCTCGGGATATTACCGAGCTGAAGCGGGCTGAGCGCGAATCTTATGAGAGCCGGGCACGGCTGGAAGGGATTATCGGCTCGGCTATGGACGCGATTATCAGCGTTGATGAGCAGCAACGGATTACTTTGTTCAACAGTGCTGCCGAGCGGATGTTCCGCTGCAGCGCTCACGAGGCCCTGGGTCAACCTTTGGACCGCTTTATACCGGCGCTTTTCCGCGAAACGCATCGGCAGCACCTGCGCGAATTCGGCGCAAAAGGGACCACCAGCCGCGCGATGGGACATTTGCAGCCGCTGTCCGGAGTGCGCGCGGACGGCGAGGAATTCCCTATCGAGGCCTCAATCTCTCAAATCGCGGTCGGGGGACAGAAGATTTATACGGTGATTCTGAGGGATATTACCGAGCGCAAACAAGCCGAGGACCAGATTCGCCAACTCAATGCGGACCTGGAGCGCCGGGTCCAGGAGCGGACTGCTGAATTGACTGCCGCAAATCTCGAACTCGAGGCATTCGCCTACAGCGTCGCCCACGATCTGCGCGCTCCCCTGCGGCACATTGATGCTTTTGCTAAAATCCTGCATGAAGAATTTATGGCGGCTCTGCCTGCCGAGGCCCAACGGTACATCGGCAATATCCACCAAGGCAGCCGGTACATGAGCCAATTGGTGGATGATTTGTTGAACCTCGCCCGCATTGGCCGCCAGCCGCTCAATCGGCGTCTCATCCCTCTCAACGATTTAGTCCAGGAGGTGGTTGGCAGCCTGAAGGACGAACTCGAGGGCCGCTCGATACAATGGAAGCTGCAACCGCTCCCAACCGTCCAGTGCGATCCGGGTTTGATGAAGATCGTCTTTGCCAATCTACTGGGCAATTCGATCAAATACACCCGCCCACGGTCACCAGCCATCATCGAGGCCGGCACCGTCGAGTTCAAAGGGCAGCAGGCAATCTTCGTGCGCGACAACGGCGTCGGTTTCAACATGAAATACGCTGATAAACTGTTCGGCGTCTTTCACCGGCTGCACCGGGCGGAGGAATTCGAAGGGACCGGCGTAGGATTGGCCACCGTCGAGCGCATCATCCGCAAACACGGCGGTTGTATCTGGGCTGAAGCCGCAGTGGACAAAGGCGCGGTGTTTTATTTCACGCTCCCTTAG
- a CDS encoding transketolase yields MNDFDTETLKGIANQLRIHSIAATTAAGSGHPTSCCSAADVVAALFFGHMRYNPKDTHYYNNDRFILSKGHAAPLLYAAWAETGLFPTEELLKLRTLGSDLEGHPTPRLPFVDVATGSLGQGLSVGVGMALCARLDGLDYRTYVLLGDGECSEGSVWEAAALAGLNQLNNLIAVVDVNRLGQSDPAPLGHNLDAFKRRFEAFGWRTEEIDGHDMEEILEVLAAVGLGNQPLVILAKTLKGAGISFIQDKEGWHGKALSKEEAAQAIAELQPTAKSGIGLPITPPSPLPPPRNDAPASYPSASYNLGDMVATREAFGNALLRIGTADQRVVALDGDTKNSTHSDKFFKKFPHRSTECFIAEQNMVGVATGFGTRGKVPFASTFATFFTRAFDQIRVAGISRANLKLVGSHVGVSIGEDGPSQMGLEDIAMMRAVAGSTVLYPSDAVSTEKLMDQMASQRGIFFLRTSRPKTAVLYKNEESFPIGGAKVLRQQTNDKVTVVAAGVTLYEALKAADALKAQGVGITVIDAYSIKPLGRDTILTAAQKTNNLVVTVEDHYAEGGLGDAVAGELSSAGVKVHKLAVFELPRSGKAEELLAKYGLDSEAIIRKVNSL; encoded by the coding sequence ATGAACGATTTTGATACAGAAACACTTAAAGGCATCGCCAACCAGTTGCGCATCCATTCCATTGCCGCTACCACTGCTGCCGGCAGCGGCCATCCCACCTCCTGCTGCTCCGCAGCCGATGTCGTCGCCGCACTGTTCTTCGGCCACATGCGTTACAACCCCAAGGACACCCATTATTACAACAACGATCGATTTATCCTTTCCAAAGGCCACGCCGCTCCCCTGCTCTACGCCGCCTGGGCCGAGACCGGTTTGTTTCCAACCGAAGAGCTGCTGAAGCTGCGGACATTGGGCAGCGACTTGGAGGGGCACCCTACGCCGCGCCTGCCCTTCGTGGATGTGGCTACCGGCTCACTGGGCCAGGGTTTGAGTGTGGGCGTGGGCATGGCTCTTTGCGCCCGATTGGACGGCCTGGACTACCGCACATACGTGCTGCTGGGCGATGGAGAATGCTCTGAAGGCTCAGTTTGGGAAGCCGCCGCCCTCGCCGGATTAAATCAGCTCAACAATCTGATCGCCGTTGTCGATGTGAATCGCCTCGGCCAGAGCGATCCGGCTCCTTTGGGCCATAACCTCGATGCTTTCAAACGCCGCTTTGAGGCCTTTGGCTGGCGAACCGAAGAAATCGATGGGCATGACATGGAGGAAATCCTTGAGGTCCTCGCCGCTGTCGGCCTGGGCAACCAGCCGCTGGTCATTTTGGCAAAAACCCTCAAGGGCGCCGGCATCTCTTTTATTCAAGACAAAGAAGGCTGGCACGGCAAAGCCCTTTCCAAAGAGGAGGCCGCCCAGGCGATTGCCGAGCTGCAGCCAACCGCAAAATCCGGGATCGGCCTGCCAATCACCCCTCCCAGCCCTTTGCCGCCTCCCAGAAACGACGCGCCGGCAAGCTATCCGTCAGCCAGTTATAACCTCGGCGATATGGTTGCCACGCGGGAAGCATTCGGCAACGCCTTGCTCCGAATCGGGACTGCCGACCAGCGAGTGGTCGCTTTGGATGGAGATACGAAAAACTCCACCCATTCTGATAAGTTTTTCAAGAAATTTCCCCATCGCTCGACGGAATGCTTTATCGCCGAGCAGAACATGGTCGGCGTGGCAACCGGCTTTGGCACCCGCGGCAAGGTGCCATTTGCCTCGACCTTCGCCACCTTTTTCACCCGCGCCTTCGATCAAATCCGCGTGGCCGGCATCTCTCGAGCGAATCTCAAATTAGTCGGGTCCCATGTCGGGGTGAGCATCGGCGAGGATGGTCCTTCCCAAATGGGACTGGAAGATATCGCCATGATGCGCGCGGTAGCCGGCAGCACTGTCCTGTACCCCAGCGACGCCGTCAGCACCGAGAAGCTCATGGACCAAATGGCCAGCCAACGCGGGATTTTCTTCCTGCGCACCTCGCGCCCAAAAACGGCGGTGCTCTATAAAAACGAAGAATCCTTTCCCATTGGCGGCGCCAAAGTGTTGCGGCAGCAAACTAATGACAAAGTCACCGTCGTGGCTGCGGGAGTCACTTTATACGAGGCCTTAAAAGCCGCCGATGCTTTGAAAGCCCAAGGGGTGGGCATCACCGTGATTGACGCTTATAGCATTAAACCCTTAGGACGCGACACAATCCTGACTGCTGCGCAGAAGACCAACAATCTGGTGGTGACGGTTGAAGACCATTACGCCGAGGGCGGTCTTGGTGATGCCGTCGCCGGAGAACTCAGCTCCGCCGGCGTGAAGGTGCATAAACTGGCTGTATTCGAGCTGCCGCGTTCGGGCAAAGCCGAGGAGTTGCTGGCCAAGTATGGCTTGGACTCGGAGGCTATAATCCGGAAAGTCAATTCGCTCTGA
- a CDS encoding prepilin-type N-terminal cleavage/methylation domain-containing protein, which produces MTYRSAANSGFTLLEIMIVAAVIGLLAALAIPSVVHAHDTARLNTIYRNLRTLEEAKDQWAIENKMPTGASVDNVQVLNLYLRGGGIADVMQETYVPNPVGTPAEATLPNDVALGPYAPGAAIPAP; this is translated from the coding sequence ATGACGTACCGCTCCGCGGCAAATTCCGGTTTTACCCTGCTCGAAATCATGATCGTCGCGGCCGTGATTGGGCTGCTGGCCGCCCTGGCCATACCCAGCGTGGTGCATGCGCACGACACGGCCCGCCTGAATACCATCTACCGCAATCTACGGACACTGGAAGAGGCCAAAGACCAATGGGCAATCGAGAATAAAATGCCGACCGGGGCGAGCGTGGACAACGTCCAGGTTTTGAATTTATATCTGCGAGGCGGCGGCATTGCGGATGTAATGCAGGAAACCTATGTGCCCAATCCTGTGGGGACACCTGCAGAAGCGACGTTGCCCAACGATGTAGCTCTCGGACCGTATGCCCCTGGGGCGGCGATTCCTGCCCCCTGA
- a CDS encoding MBL fold metallo-hydrolase — protein MRVHFFGATRTTTGSMYLFEINGKRLLLECGLFQGRRGESMERNRNFPFDPKSIHHVVLSHAHIDHCGNLPNLCRQGFEGDIHCTFATRDLASIMLEDSAQIQRDDAAFVSKKRAKHGLPLVEPLYSTTDAEKAVRQFVAFNYDRPFAVMEGTTVTFRDAGHILGSAQVVLDIEDNGRRFRYLFSGDVGRGGDDILRDPEAVEGVDYLQVESTYGAREHAPKAHANDEVGRLVRQTLEAKGKVIIPSFSVGRTQQIVYTLHQLTLAGQLPRVPIFVDSPLSVNATEVYRLHPECFNATIYKFLREKENPFGMENLTYIREVAHSMKLNDLHDSAIIISASGMAEAGRIRHHLANNIGNPANLVLFIGYCAEHTLGAQILSHQNPVNIFGEPYPVRARIASLDSFSGHADKNELRRYVEATGGDIKGIAVIHGEEPQALTLGETLRSIKPKAEVIVPEYRQVWEV, from the coding sequence ATGCGAGTTCACTTTTTTGGGGCAACGCGCACAACGACAGGGTCGATGTACCTGTTTGAGATCAATGGGAAACGGCTGTTGCTCGAATGCGGGCTGTTCCAGGGCCGGCGGGGGGAGTCGATGGAGCGCAATCGCAACTTCCCGTTTGACCCAAAATCGATTCACCACGTTGTGCTGAGTCATGCCCATATTGATCATTGCGGAAACCTTCCCAACTTGTGCCGGCAGGGTTTTGAGGGGGACATCCACTGCACGTTTGCCACTCGCGACCTGGCCAGCATTATGCTGGAAGACTCCGCTCAAATCCAACGGGATGATGCCGCTTTTGTTTCGAAGAAGCGAGCCAAACACGGCTTGCCGCTGGTCGAACCGCTCTATAGCACCACCGACGCCGAGAAAGCTGTGCGGCAATTTGTTGCTTTTAATTACGATCGGCCATTTGCCGTGATGGAGGGTACGACGGTCACGTTTCGCGATGCGGGGCATATCCTGGGCTCTGCGCAGGTGGTATTGGACATCGAGGACAACGGGCGGCGGTTTCGCTACCTGTTCAGTGGGGATGTCGGGCGCGGCGGAGATGATATTTTACGGGACCCGGAGGCAGTGGAGGGGGTGGACTACTTGCAGGTCGAGAGCACCTACGGGGCGCGGGAGCACGCGCCCAAAGCCCATGCTAATGACGAGGTGGGCCGGCTTGTGCGCCAAACGCTGGAAGCTAAGGGCAAGGTCATCATCCCCTCGTTTTCGGTGGGGCGCACCCAACAGATTGTCTATACGCTCCATCAACTCACTCTTGCGGGGCAGCTTCCCCGAGTTCCGATTTTTGTGGACAGCCCGCTGAGCGTCAATGCCACCGAGGTTTATCGGCTGCATCCGGAATGCTTCAATGCGACCATCTATAAGTTTCTGCGGGAAAAAGAGAATCCGTTTGGGATGGAGAACCTGACGTACATCCGGGAGGTGGCCCATTCGATGAAGCTCAACGACCTGCACGACTCTGCGATTATCATAAGCGCCTCGGGCATGGCCGAGGCTGGGCGTATCCGGCATCACTTGGCCAATAACATCGGCAATCCTGCCAACCTCGTACTGTTCATCGGCTATTGCGCCGAGCACACCCTGGGCGCGCAGATTCTCTCGCATCAAAACCCGGTGAACATTTTCGGCGAACCCTACCCCGTGCGGGCCCGGATTGCTTCACTCGATTCTTTCTCGGGGCATGCTGATAAGAACGAACTGCGCCGCTACGTCGAGGCCACCGGCGGGGACATAAAGGGGATTGCCGTGATTCACGGGGAAGAACCGCAAGCCCTGACGCTCGGTGAAACACTGCGCTCGATAAAACCCAAGGCTGAGGTCATCGTTCCGGAGTACCGGCAGGTTTGGGAAGTATAA
- a CDS encoding S53 family peptidase, with amino-acid sequence MKTISPFRTGAALAVAALLAQMTTAQNSLAGQQIAPGYAHPASHVKVARSQPAATTSPTGFTPDQIRQAYGFDQLSLDGTGQTIAIIDAFGDRYSTITTNTVTVHHKTKTTYTTNYFDATEGDWTTFCNQFGLATNGLTVAYPQGQGSVSTDWARETALDIQWAHAIAPRAKIMLVISYDNTMANLYGAVDYAVSNGANIVSMSWGRGEFSGEASDDAHFNHPGVTFLAASMDSGEISSGVFYPSASPYVVAVGGTQLTNYNGTWSETAWSGSGGGISLYETMPAFQSGWQQYTTGNMRSAPDVCYQGGPSPGVSVYVTPYYGGWIQVYGTSVGTPQWAALIALVNSGRASSLSSANSAIYSLAPTGTTPPSVDTGLLNDIISGSNGGDPDDFAIPGYDFVTGLGSPVASQLVPALTSW; translated from the coding sequence ATGAAAACCATATCTCCGTTCCGAACCGGCGCCGCTCTGGCGGTGGCCGCCTTGTTGGCTCAAATGACCACCGCACAGAATAGCTTGGCCGGGCAGCAAATAGCCCCGGGCTATGCCCATCCGGCGAGTCATGTGAAAGTGGCTCGATCGCAACCGGCGGCCACGACTTCGCCGACAGGCTTTACCCCGGACCAAATCCGGCAGGCCTACGGATTCGACCAGCTTTCGCTGGATGGAACAGGTCAAACCATTGCCATCATCGATGCCTTTGGTGACCGCTACTCAACCATTACCACCAATACGGTCACCGTCCACCACAAAACCAAGACCACTTACACCACAAACTACTTCGACGCCACAGAAGGCGACTGGACAACTTTCTGCAACCAGTTCGGCCTGGCGACCAATGGCCTCACAGTGGCGTATCCGCAGGGGCAGGGTAGTGTCAGTACGGATTGGGCGCGGGAAACCGCGTTAGACATCCAATGGGCGCATGCTATCGCGCCAAGGGCGAAGATCATGCTCGTTATCTCTTACGATAACACTATGGCGAACCTGTACGGCGCTGTGGATTATGCGGTGAGCAATGGCGCCAACATCGTCTCAATGAGCTGGGGCAGAGGCGAATTCAGCGGTGAGGCAAGTGATGACGCGCATTTCAATCATCCTGGGGTCACGTTCCTGGCTGCCTCGATGGACTCCGGCGAGATCAGCAGCGGGGTTTTCTATCCGTCGGCTTCGCCGTACGTGGTTGCGGTGGGCGGCACCCAATTGACCAATTATAATGGGACCTGGTCTGAAACCGCCTGGTCTGGTAGTGGCGGTGGCATCAGTCTCTACGAAACCATGCCCGCTTTTCAGAGCGGCTGGCAGCAATATACCACTGGCAACATGCGCTCGGCGCCGGATGTCTGTTACCAGGGCGGTCCTAGCCCGGGTGTCTCGGTTTACGTTACGCCCTATTATGGCGGATGGATTCAGGTCTATGGCACCAGCGTGGGCACCCCGCAATGGGCTGCCTTAATAGCGCTGGTCAACTCGGGGCGTGCATCGAGCCTCAGTTCTGCCAACTCCGCCATCTATTCGCTGGCCCCGACGGGCACCACTCCGCCCAGTGTGGATACGGGACTCTTGAACGATATAATCTCGGGCAGCAATGGCGGCGACCCGGACGATTTCGCGATCCCAGGTTACGATTTTGTCACTGGGCTGGGTTCGCCGGTAGCCAGCCAACTGGTCCCCGCGCTGACGTCCTGGTGA
- a CDS encoding LuxR C-terminal-related transcriptional regulator has protein sequence MMRLSCRDLEACSRAVSALYAEASTPEDFPRRALTTLSELVPVEHLTFNEIGLEARISVAQFVPERPDARRLLPQLRAYFHTHPLTSHMFKTSPHRIVDVASSLQFRETPVFREYYRHIHVTSQMTFALEEEGGKQPRAVIALNRQGRCFSSRDKGVAAFLSPHVSQAYHNARARAEWTADLAQIGEGLAAIERAVIFAIADGRMIWLSTLAREWLLELFPESLNSVMRLPPPLLNRLSLRESRRDKPQSCFEAHLSISPAQQLTARFIETSPGKFVIVLDRERAVIGKTLVNSLGLTQREGEILFWISEAKADREIAAILGISPRTVHKHVEHLFAKLAVANRAAAQRVGRDLRRL, from the coding sequence ATGATGCGACTCTCTTGCCGGGATTTGGAAGCGTGCTCGCGCGCTGTGAGCGCCCTATATGCCGAAGCGTCCACCCCCGAGGACTTTCCCCGGCGAGCCCTCACCACTTTATCGGAGCTCGTCCCGGTGGAACATCTCACGTTCAATGAAATCGGTCTCGAGGCGCGGATATCGGTGGCGCAATTTGTCCCCGAACGCCCCGACGCCCGGCGGTTGCTCCCCCAATTGAGGGCCTATTTCCATACCCATCCTCTCACCAGCCATATGTTCAAAACGTCGCCGCATAGGATTGTGGACGTGGCGAGTTCTCTGCAGTTCCGCGAAACGCCCGTCTTTCGGGAATATTACCGGCATATTCATGTGACGAGCCAGATGACCTTCGCGTTGGAGGAGGAAGGGGGCAAACAGCCGCGCGCCGTGATTGCTCTGAATCGGCAGGGGCGGTGTTTTTCCTCGCGAGACAAGGGGGTTGCGGCCTTTTTGTCGCCGCACGTTAGCCAGGCTTACCACAATGCGCGCGCGCGAGCCGAATGGACCGCCGACCTCGCGCAAATTGGCGAAGGTCTGGCTGCGATAGAACGCGCGGTCATCTTCGCCATCGCTGATGGAAGAATGATTTGGTTGAGCACTCTGGCGAGAGAATGGCTCCTTGAACTTTTCCCCGAAAGTTTGAATTCGGTCATGCGCCTGCCGCCGCCGCTTTTAAACAGGCTGTCCCTAAGGGAGTCGAGGCGGGACAAGCCACAGTCGTGCTTTGAAGCGCACCTCTCTATTTCTCCTGCGCAGCAACTGACCGCGCGCTTTATCGAAACGTCTCCAGGAAAATTCGTGATCGTGCTCGACCGCGAGCGCGCGGTGATTGGAAAGACTCTGGTCAATTCACTGGGGCTGACCCAGCGCGAGGGGGAGATTTTGTTTTGGATTTCGGAGGCGAAAGCGGATCGAGAGATCGCAGCTATTCTGGGCATCAGCCCCCGCACCGTTCACAAGCACGTCGAGCATTTATTCGCTAAACTCGCGGTTGCCAATCGGGCGGCGGCGCAGCGAGTGGGTAGGGACCTGCGCCGGCTCTGA
- a CDS encoding alpha/beta hydrolase — protein MPFATSQIRGPCDAFPGMVSGKKPVTPDFDGVEIHYEPHGTGQVPLMFLHGWGGNCRTWDPILPKLDAAQFRSICVDLRGHGQSGQPAVGYTWTDFTQDVLAVADRERLSRFVPVGFSMGGKLACHLAALHPERIPAQVLVSSAGPGLVPIEREAGLQICRAANDRNKNKLFFGNWFGPRAAKAVVDAYCDTIAATPVDVLMATAEMTLWTSIERVVGNLPLPTLLVMGRSDPVYGEAYQRASVLPYLANAQTASVASGHFIPLECPAILAKLLNEHVPTMIPGSARCGDGMHR, from the coding sequence ATGCCTTTTGCAACGAGCCAAATCCGAGGTCCGTGCGACGCTTTTCCCGGGATGGTGAGCGGCAAGAAGCCCGTCACCCCGGACTTCGATGGCGTTGAGATTCACTATGAACCGCACGGGACAGGGCAGGTCCCGTTGATGTTTCTCCATGGCTGGGGCGGCAACTGCCGCACCTGGGACCCGATCTTACCCAAATTGGATGCCGCGCAATTTCGATCTATTTGTGTGGATTTGCGCGGGCACGGGCAGTCCGGCCAACCGGCCGTCGGTTACACATGGACGGATTTTACTCAGGATGTGTTGGCTGTTGCTGACCGCGAGCGGCTATCGCGATTTGTTCCGGTTGGCTTCAGCATGGGCGGGAAGCTGGCGTGCCATCTGGCCGCGCTTCATCCAGAACGAATTCCGGCGCAGGTATTGGTTTCCTCAGCCGGGCCCGGGTTGGTTCCGATCGAGCGCGAGGCGGGTTTGCAAATCTGCCGCGCGGCGAATGACCGAAACAAAAACAAGCTGTTTTTTGGGAATTGGTTTGGCCCTCGAGCGGCTAAGGCAGTCGTGGATGCTTATTGCGACACCATCGCCGCGACCCCGGTGGATGTGTTGATGGCCACCGCGGAAATGACTTTGTGGACATCCATTGAGCGGGTGGTTGGAAACCTCCCGTTGCCCACCTTATTGGTGATGGGTAGGAGCGACCCCGTTTACGGGGAGGCGTATCAGCGCGCGAGCGTGTTGCCGTATTTAGCCAACGCCCAGACCGCCTCCGTGGCTTCTGGGCATTTCATTCCATTGGAATGCCCGGCCATTCTGGCAAAACTCCTCAATGAGCATGTGCCGACAATGATACCTGGAAGCGCCCGTTGCGGAGATGGAATGCATCGTTGA
- a CDS encoding transposase — MARGNERKAIYRDDSDRAHFLGLLCEATERFGIRIHAYVLMDNHFHLMAEAPEANLSRAIQWLNVSHSVWFNRRRQRVGHLFQGRFNAVVVQDNLGWQEVARYVHFNPVRIAGLGLNKRQQAAARLGAIRAPHPELVAERFRQLREFRWSSYRAYAGYGAGVGWL; from the coding sequence ATGGCTCGGGGGAACGAGCGCAAGGCCATTTACCGTGACGACTCTGACCGCGCCCATTTCCTGGGGTTGCTCTGCGAAGCAACCGAACGCTTCGGAATACGAATCCATGCGTATGTGCTGATGGACAATCACTTTCACCTGATGGCGGAAGCGCCGGAGGCCAACCTCAGCCGGGCCATACAGTGGCTGAACGTCAGCCACAGTGTCTGGTTTAACCGCAGGCGCCAAAGAGTGGGACACCTTTTCCAGGGTCGGTTCAATGCTGTGGTGGTGCAAGACAACCTCGGGTGGCAAGAAGTGGCCCGTTACGTCCACTTCAATCCTGTCCGTATAGCTGGCCTGGGCCTCAACAAACGGCAGCAAGCGGCCGCCCGCCTCGGCGCCATTCGAGCCCCGCACCCTGAGTTGGTGGCAGAACGGTTCCGGCAATTGCGCGAGTTTCGCTGGAGTTCGTATCGGGCTTACGCGGGGTACGGCGCCGGTGTCGGCTGGCTCTAG
- a CDS encoding MnmC family methyltransferase — MSSSSGYRIVKLTSGAHSVHSLEHGETFHPGVGPVAEAEALYVRQLELLEWLRCHTGEFVVWDVGLGAAANAVTLLRAARDVPAAIRIVSFDHTLEAIQFALEHTGVLEYLVGYEAGLRQLLRDKHVSFRHGALAVNWTLHLADFPSLIAQPAAETFPKPHVILFDAFSPAKNPAMWTQPLFANVFKLLDPKRPCVLPTYSRSTLLRVTLLLAGFFVGIGHPTGEKEETTMASNTLDLIKEPLERRWLQRARRSTSAEPMWDAAYRQLPLSKATLQRLEQHPQFVQGLF; from the coding sequence GTGTCTTCGTCGAGCGGCTATCGAATCGTTAAACTCACCAGTGGCGCCCATAGCGTCCACTCGCTCGAACACGGCGAGACCTTTCATCCGGGGGTGGGTCCGGTGGCGGAAGCCGAGGCGCTTTATGTGCGCCAACTCGAGCTTTTGGAATGGTTGCGGTGTCACACCGGAGAGTTTGTCGTGTGGGATGTTGGGCTGGGAGCCGCAGCCAATGCGGTAACGCTGTTGCGCGCGGCGCGTGATGTTCCAGCCGCCATTCGCATCGTCAGCTTCGATCACACGCTCGAGGCGATCCAATTTGCCCTGGAACATACCGGGGTTCTCGAGTACCTCGTTGGTTACGAGGCTGGTCTGCGGCAACTTCTACGCGATAAACACGTTTCATTCCGCCACGGCGCGCTGGCCGTGAACTGGACCCTGCACCTGGCTGATTTCCCAAGCCTCATCGCACAGCCGGCAGCAGAGACTTTTCCCAAGCCGCATGTCATCCTGTTCGATGCCTTTTCGCCTGCCAAGAATCCGGCGATGTGGACTCAGCCGCTGTTTGCAAATGTTTTCAAATTGCTCGATCCCAAACGTCCGTGTGTCTTGCCCACCTACTCGCGCAGTACGCTGCTCCGGGTTACCCTCCTGCTGGCAGGCTTTTTTGTTGGTATTGGGCACCCGACGGGCGAGAAGGAGGAAACCACCATGGCCAGCAACACATTGGACCTGATCAAAGAACCTTTGGAGCGGCGTTGGCTGCAGCGGGCTCGGCGCTCGACCAGCGCCGAGCCCATGTGGGACGCGGCCTATCGACAGCTTCCCCTCTCGAAAGCGACCTTGCAAAGATTGGAACAGCACCCGCAGTTCGTACAAGGCCTGTTTTAA
- a CDS encoding zinc ribbon domain-containing protein — protein sequence MPLYEYELCEGDCAVCGGKFTLRRPLSAAPLTHCPACKKPVRKVLSSFNSPKTASISDAKKAGFTVLKRVSKGEYERQ from the coding sequence ATGCCCTTATACGAGTACGAATTGTGCGAAGGCGACTGCGCCGTGTGCGGCGGAAAATTCACCCTGCGCCGGCCCTTGTCCGCTGCGCCATTGACCCATTGCCCGGCTTGCAAGAAGCCGGTGCGCAAGGTCCTGTCCTCATTCAATTCACCCAAAACAGCCTCGATTTCCGACGCCAAAAAAGCCGGCTTTACGGTGCTCAAACGAGTGAGCAAAGGGGAATACGAGAGGCAATAA